In Platichthys flesus chromosome 6, fPlaFle2.1, whole genome shotgun sequence, the genomic stretch AGAGGATCAAACATGGTGCAATTGATTACATGTGAAGGGACTGTATTTAGACATAAAAGATAATAAAGATATTTGATTATATTGTACATGTATTCTTGTGTCATTTCCTCTATGACCATACTTTATGAGTCACAGtggctgcaggtggaggtgaCCAAAACGCATTTTCCCCAGCAAAATatgttgaattttattttatgtttcgAAAACAATCAGTAATGAAGTGAAGACACCACTCACCTTTAAGTGCGACCCCTTGATCACAATATAAAACCTATTGAGATACACCACAGACTGCAGAGTGAAGTATGAAATACTGTATGAAATATGTTTGGTATCTTTGCAATgaatcaaacaggaagtaaGGAGCTCTGGGTTTGACAGTTATCTCATCATTTCTGTTTGTCACAGTGACATACAGAAAAACGTATATGTTTGGTCAAAGTGTGACACATGAACCCACACCTCTCAAATAGATGTTCCAAAAGCAACATGTCATATACAAAACGGTTGACAGTGTAATGGAAATAAACTACAGATGAGGAAATTAATGGGGTTCTGGGTGATTGCAAAATAGGTCACTGCCGCATTTCTAaacctttgtttgtgtgtatgcatctGAACAACTGTGATAAGATCTTTATAACTTCATGGTTTCCATCAGTAGGGGAAGGAAACCAAGTTCTGCCACAGACATGTTTAGTGTCTGGTGACTTCCTGCAGCCGTCCGATTAAAGATAGTTTTACTTACAAAaccttgaactttgacttttcttttattacaaACATTTAATGAAACCAAAACGTTGACAATAGCCTGCCACCATTAACGGTTGTTGGATAatatatttcataaaatgtatttgaatctCGATTTTTGATGCCAGCCCCTAAATGGTCTGTATATGTAAATACAATACACAAACCCTCCATTCTGATCACACAGTACAGTATACAGTATGGTCTGTTCTCAAGGACAACTGAAATCTTAATCTAGTTACTTGTTGCTTATAAAAATCCACTCAGTGACTATGGCAATTCAGGTTTTTTGATGCTGTTTTATTAAGTGGCTGGATCCACAGCTGGATTAACCTGCTATGGGGGAGCATGGGGGAATACAGTAAACTGCAGTGCCACTATATTTACCACCCATtccttttactttatttacattttgcaaatttgaattattttgaacattttgagTTATTCCATTGCATTTATTAATATATCAGATTAACTTTAAAATACCACAGCCACTATGAATGAGGGCCTTAGGATCAAGTAATAAAGCAGGACATATTTAAAGTGCCTTGAAAGGCCATCTGATATCATTCTCTACCTGGTGCATATTCACAAACTTATTTtcaatcaaatacaaaaaagcCACCCAAAAGGTTGCTTACTTTGCCAGTTTGGTAGTCAACCCCGTTTCGGACCGTAGAATGTTGCATTGCCAAGTGCTTTGATGTAATACACAATacatctgtctttgtgtgtcctctATATTCCCCCAGTAAACCATAAGGATAAGGTCGATGTGTTCTCTGAAAAccatcaataaaatgttatgattaGGAAATATTGTGCATTTGATCTTTCTGTGTGAACTCTATATCTGCCCCctgaaatgtaattaatttgTTGAGTAAAATGCTGTTGTCTGCTCTACTCTATTTTGTGGTctgttgaaaacaaatacaagtttATGATGAATATGAATGTTCAACTCTTCCTGTCACTGAATAGAAACCAAGATCTAAAGATAAAGCGATTGTTCCATCTCCTGTGTTACAAGAGGCAATATAATCtttacagcaaaaaaaattgaatttaccGTAACCTCCCTCCCCTCAAGAAAGCAGCAGACATGTGAGCAGTCCTGTGGTTGGAACGCATAggaggagttgggggggggggggggaattatgCTTGTTATAAATTGGACGCAGAACTGATAGTTTAACACAGCAAAGACagagatcatcatcatcatcatcatcatcatcatgaagACTCTTTGCTTCACCCTGGGACTGCTGCTACTCACTGTCTGCTGGTGCAACGCCATGCGTAAGTGATATCTATTTGTTGCTCATCGACTTCAGAGTTTGCTCAGAGACATGTTTGTACTGACTTCATCTGGTTACTTTCCAACAGCCCAAGCAGTGCACTTCAGCACAGCACCTCGCGACAGCACAGCACCTCACACCTGCTGCCCAAACGTTTCCAAACAACGTTTACCATTCGAGCGTGTGACCAGCATAACTGTGACCCACAGCTCCTGTCCGAATCAGGCATACATGTAAGTCTGCCCGTGAAGTATTTTGCTGATGATGAGATGAATAGAAAAATGGATATCCTAGTACATCTGAACAAGGTGGATCAAATGAATTGTTCCCTCTGTCATTTTTGCAGAGTCCAAACAGTTAAAGGGAGAAAGATCTGCTACGAATACAATTCCACGTGGGCTCAGGACGTCTACAATCGGCTCAACTGAGGGTGGTGGTACACAGAAGTATTAGCGATGTGTTATTGTGTAATAATATAATAGTGACATACCCATGTCTGGTTTTGCAGATCTAAATGGATCTGATGCATTGCATTTACTAGGGTTACTGTATGTCATGTTTTTTgagctgtgaaataaaatgttaaatggttCTATGTGTCGTTTGATGTTCATATTCAACCTTTTTCGGTGAGAAGATGTGGCATGGTTTCATGAGGCCTCTATTTATCATGGTAATGTCACCTTTTACTACACACCAGCATTTTGAGCCATAGAAGAGAACAGATTTTAGATAGCTGTCATTGGAGTCTGACCTTTGTTCTCAGACTGTACTAATTTggactttttatttataaacaaattacaaaaataattctCCATTTATGGAATAaacatttttcataatgccAGTGTTTCAAACCATCTTGACCTTTCAGGGCCAATGCTTACGGAGGGTCCAGCGCTCCGGACGTCTCTCCATCATGACATATAAGCAGTATTTGAAAAGTTAAAACCCACTAATCAAGGGTTAATCCTTAAAAAGgtgatttaatattttccttATACTACATAGTAATGAGATTATTTTTGGAGGCATATATCATTGATTAGCAAcaacacaaattattatttttagtgtACTGTCACATATTTAAATACTACCCTCTGTACCTTCAAGCCCTAAAACTGCTGTtatacactacagtttcacttttaattattttagttaaaatattcattcattttcaataCATATTTTTGAGATGATCACAGCCTTGGCTATGTCAATagatacagaaacacaaacacacactgaaggcTTAGCATGCTGTAACTCATGTACAACAATTAAAAGCAAAATAGAGGTTTCAGTAATTGTATTGAGTGTTCCAGAGACGTGCAcgttatgtttgtgtatgtgagaggTGGGATTGGGgatgatgtgtgcatgtgtgttagagaaacagagagggagagcgacaGGGAGTGAGGAATAATATCATTACCCAAAATTATTTCTCTGAAATTTATACATCTGAGCAGAAGGTACTTTTTATACAGTGACACAAAGACATATAATAGGAAAATAGTTGTAAAGTCTAAAATACACACCCTTGGATAAGTTAAAGCCGTATGCATTAACACAGCCAGAATTATCGTACCGCACACTTCCAACAAGTTTTATGCGATTCTGCCgacaaccaaccaacaaacggACCAAGGTGAAAACACGAATGGGTGCGATAATAAAATGTCGCCTTCCTCTCGAAGCTGTGAGCTTGTGGTTACGACAAGTGCACGGTGTGCTCCGCATTCAAGTAGCTTAGTTGTGAGATGACTGCTTCTGGTCGATAGCATCATCAGACATATTAAACATAGATTAGTATCTATGTCTGAGACTTTGCTTTAATTCACATTTACcagttgtttctgtttgtaaaaAATATGTTCTGTATGATTGTTGTTCCACAAACGCAGAAATGTCAATGATATGGaaaccatttcattttaaaaagtgtaGTTTTTTAATAAggcttttaaaaatatttgacGTATGCTATTATATAATGTAGAGACATTTGTGGAAACACATCGTAAAGGACTTGTGTGTCTCACACAATCAAAAAATCTGCAGGTTTTCTTTATCTGCACACAAACCGATGCCACAGGCTGTTCTTGTTTTTGCTTTCTGAGAAGCTTGTGAAAGCTTCAGTTTTCAGATGTTATCACATTGCCGTCTGAATCAGATTAGATTACATTTACCAAAGAGATTTATTTAGTTCAGGGGATAGTAAGGTCTAGATAGTATAGCCTCAATTTAACATTTAGTAGTTTATATAATATAAGGATTCAATGGTTTATTTGTTACACATTAAATATTATGTCTGTTAACTACAGTCTGGCTCTTCTAAAAAGCCTTAGCGTTAACATTATTTGTGTAGTCTAGTCTAAAACTATGAAAAACTATATCTTTGCTCAATTGTTAAGTAtctattaaatcaaaaatatatgGTAATCACATGGCATTTAGAAATTGGTCGATATGCAATTGAATTAAGGTGGGGTTTGGAGAGGCCCCCCCAGTCCAGCGTAGGTTGTCATGACTCAGACTTTGAAAACCCCTACTCTAAGAGTATGTAAATATACTAATGTTATATACATCTATACCTGTGTAGCTTACTCTGAATTTcaggttagatgctaaactgcatgcCATTGTCTTAGTATTCCATAAAaggtaaatatttaaatgaatactATATTTACTACATCTTAATCCCAAACCTCATCCAGAAGGATCCCAAAGGTTTCTACAACATTTGTCTATGATATTTCATTTAATGGGTGTATTAACAAAAGAGAACCTGCACACATTAGGAATTAAAGCATAACCTTGTCAACTTTAATATTAAACATGTACAGTTAGAGtagacaataaaacaaagaagagaagcagaaaacagtgtacatatgtttttttgttttttttttgtaaaatttcctttatatatatatatatatatatattatatatatatatatatatatattatatatatgtatatatataaaggaaattttacaaaaaaaacaaaaaaacgagcTTTACTTAAATCTATCTCCCTTGGTGTTATTAGAAGGTGAGTGGTTCACAAGCATTTTAAAAGGTAAAtgaactttttaaaatcttGTAGAACAGAATAGCTTTTCTCTGGACCTAAAGACAAAGTCTAGTGTATTGGAGCAGTCCTGAGAAAGTGTACTCttggcatatatatatatatatgtgtgtgtgtgtgtgtgtgtgtgtgtgtgtgtgtgtgtgtgtgtgtatagatgtAAGGACATTTATTCAAGGGGTCTTGAGGAGAAAATATGCTTTTCCATCAAAAAACAACAGGCAATATTAAATGTGTTGAAGGTATAAGGTTTGTCACTTTAGCATTTTGCTCTTAATTCAGGTAGTTAAAAAAACTATACTAAAAATAACTGAGTTATCAAGGAGTTATTAAAGAAAACTACAGGTAAATGTGTCATATGTCAACCGTGCATAAAGTATTATCATCAGCATatggaaataaaacatgacaactctgggaacattttaataaaggttAGCTACTGCGGCACAGTGTGCTGCCTTCTTACTTGGAATTGGCTCAGACCTGGACAAAATTCTTATTCTATTTGAAGGGAAATCTAAGGGGTAATATTTTGCTGTCTGCAGGAGCATTTGAATTTGACAGTCAGAGACGAGATTATGGCTGAATTGGTAAACATCTCTGAACAGCTGCCTTTCAGGAAATCtagggagaaagggaggaatATAATCTGTACAGTGGGGTTCAGGTCTATGACAACATCCACCACTTACATCACAATATGAAACATCTTTGTAATCACTGTAACCTGTGAAGTTGTAGACACCAATGAGGCTTTTGCATAATTCTTctatttaaatagaaaacacacactgcaatgACACTATTCAGGCTGCTGCAAACCAATCTCCTTTCTCCTGTCTGTATGGTTCAGACAGACTATCTATCACCTCAGACATAGCATTGAACACCACACACCTGTCACTTCACATCTAAAGGCCCAGGCACACCAGCATATAAAAACAGAAGCATTTTGTTTTAGTGTCAAGTTTGGTCTGTCCCAATGGCCGTTCACCTGTTACCTCTAATGGAATCATCTCTGTTGATTTTTAACGGTTCAATAGTAAAGTAATGGACTTTAGACAGTTATGAGATAACAGTCTGGTACAAGGAAGTGTTATAGTAAATAATTATGTCACTCACAATCAACATATTTCATAATGGAGCAATTAACTTGTAAAGGGACAATATGGTCCATTAGCAagcacattattatttcaaccATCAACTGAGCTGACTACTCTGCTGGCTATCACTTGGAACCTTATtgagaggaaatgaagaaataaagaaatgagaggaggaagtgaagtaAGGCTAGCATGTTCACAGCTTGCAGATGTCTTATTGTTCAGTTCAACAGCTAATTAACCGATGAGCTGTTACCAAGACACACAGATCCATTTCACTAAGCAACTCTGTTAGTGGGACCTGGGCCTCCCTTCCACCTGACTTCGTCCTCCACAGCGGACGCCTGCCGCTCAGTTATCCTGCCTTCACTCACATACTGTACACTCGCCCTTCTCCGAACACACTCTCACCAAGCTCCTTTTGACTGAATGTCTGAGTTTGGTTTCTCTTGTATAACATATTTgagaacaagaaaaaaagagggcaTTGAGGAGGGAGATAGTACATCTATCCATCTACGAATATCTAGAGAATGTACAACTACTACATGTGTACGAATTAATATGCATGATCCCTGCCCCGTGTTTTGACTGTACTCTCAGAGGAAATCAGGCTTCTCCTCTTTGTCAGATATATAGGAAAATAGActttcacagacacatgcatTCCTCAAGAAAATGAAAACGATTACCCCACCTTGTGAAACCCTGCAGAGAGATAAGCAAGTGGGAGATGTGAGCATTGGCATAtctaaatgtgtgtaaatggtGTCCATGATAAATGCAACACAGAGGAATGTTATGGAATGAGTTGAATAtatatctgtatgtgtgtgtttgttttctgaggGCCACCGTAgacatgaggaagaggaagaagagaaaattaGGTTGTGTAAAACTGAAGGAACAGGCCATGTCTCTTCAAAAgattttccctttcttcttgttcttttccATCGTCCTGTGTGACAAGCAGAGTAAACACAGAGAACATTACATCAATCATCTCATGACCAATCAGATAACAGGAACAACTCCTGACATGGAATAAAGAGGTTTATCATAAAGTGACAATTCATAAAGAGCAATAGCTATTGCTTTTATAGGTCAGTTGAATCTGTTGAGCCTCTAACAAACTGAAAGTGCATTTTAGAGCTATATCTAAGATTCTTTAATCCTGCGGTGGATTCCTGGTGATTCTGAGATGCTTTTAAGCTCTTTGTCTACCTCCACGCTACTATGAATAcgtttgaaaacacattgatGCTGCTACAGATACACCTGGGGTCCACTCTGCTACTCTACTCTGGAATTTTAGAGCTGCTAAAACTGAGAAGCCTGGAAACATTGCtggcaacattttttttatagtcaCAACTGCATGCTGGTTGGGTCTTTTTGGTTACGAGATAGCCCTTGCTGAtttgtcaggctcctatcacacgACTCCCGTCTGGCAGAAAATGACTGGTATTATCCTCAACTACCAGTGTAGAGGACAAAATGGATTACAAGAGTGGCTGACCCGGTTATCTTTACTAACAGTTGTTCTGCACTAAACTCTGCATTTTACGATCATACAACTGTTTACATGCGTTTCCTAATATTGTAGCAATCTGCGACTATTCCTATATCCAACTGGACGTGTAGGCCAAGTAAACGTGAGTTATCATTTGATATGCATTTTCAGGCGCATTAGTATGGACAAGGATTAAAACTGACAGAGAcaaagttttcaaactaaaacagtaCTTTGAATGTAGCCTTACTCCATCACTCTGAGGCAACACATAGACCTAATGAGACTTGAACTActtttctcctgctctctccaccACCACTGTTCTGGCAGTAGCAATAGACTGCCACAGGTTCAGGATTGTTTATTCCtcaacagacaaaaaaaaactaatttcactctatatattatattaaagacATACATGATGTACATTTTTGCACTTTTGACAGCCCGAGTGAAACGTgtaaaacagtgtgtgtgctaCTGACTTGGAGGCATCCAGTTTCTGCTGTTCGAGGATTCTCTGCTGAGCCTCCCAGTTAACCTTCTCATCCTCATACActcgtctcttctcctccagctctttgtACTGCGCCTCCAGGTTCCTCTTCATCTGTTCGTGCCGTCGCTCGAGCTGAGGGGCACAAATATCACACATTCAGTCACTGTAAAGACAGCCTCAATTTCTGCGTGCCACTCATTCATGCACTTATACAActgattttgaaaaaaaaattctgctaAGGAACATAAAGTAGCTACAACATTATTTTGGGCTTGAGTTTGCTTAGTTAGTAGCTGTGCAAATTCCTTCAACTGTTAAAGAGTTGATGAAGAGGCAGTTTAGAGATAAAGCAACTGCTGATGTGATCTTGACCATCGTTCACTCTAatgcaggggtaggcaacctttactatccaaagagccatttcgcccccttttcccccaaattaaatcagtCTGGAgacgcacaacatatttgataacccaggttataaagttatacatatatatagttatacaatatatataaaaactataatttgttgcatttattaaataatagaacgacaataaaaaaaactgttgacatttaactgctatttttacctgttacaaaatcaccaaactcttatgaattggagaacaaaatacatgtgtgggcctactttggaataaattcaacacagaactcagctttttttgctcatctccagcttggttcttttcagcagatgctgtgagcTTGCTCTAGAAATATCTTACAACATTAcctttcttattgtttgctaattcctcgccacatatcaaacatacatgtaagacagcattggtggcagtgaaagcaatctgtccacgcagactTAAACACTATttccctcccagacttttctttgctgggatttatccatgattagtttaccgaggccgggggccgaaactatagattagcgacctgcagggaagagcgccgggacgtaataggatgtgacgcatattttagttgctgaaatattaaaataaaacgtgagagcaggtcagactggaggacgatacagaaactgcagatcggtacaaaccacctgcagcttctgctctgatcaagaagcttaggtgctgatctctgatcagctgagaccagagaaactcgttgttttcactgtttccactgttgagaagcagccggtcagtcactctcaatgtgtctctctgagcgagtgagcggggctcagggaggggggtggagcccaggctctgtgtgtgtgtcggctatctgggagcgcgtacacacacatacacattcacccgctcctggtatttcatgatggcctgatacgatgattatttaaaaaaatgaacgtgaacttGACGTTCACTGACGTTCATCATATGACAGAACTGATTCATTAAGTTCACCGTTCACGaaaaaaatatgcgcaacatgcactgtacagggagccactgcagaggggctgaacagccgcatgcggctccggagccgcaggttgccgaccgctgctCTAGTGGGACTGAATATTGCTTTATGGCACCATAAGATTGAATTTTTCCCCAAACTATTTTTGGTAACATATTTTGAATTAATCTATGAAATCGTGCGGGtatagtttgtgtgttttgtggacaTGCTGATTTAGTTTCTTGATGTTTGAATTGTGATTGCTTAAGATGAAAATGGTTATTCCAGGCATTTAGCCAGGCTTCTACCCATTCTAACGAGGTTTGTCCATACTGACAAAAGCTGATTTCTTATGTTACAACGTCTGTGTATTTAATGTCCAACACTGCTAATAACTAGAGCTCCAGGCTCTTTGATAAGTTTAATATTAGTACATTAATTAAGAGCTTTAACAGACAGCTGCATCATAGATATGTCTTTATACTgtctattactattattatttccatTGTCTCATCAGTCTCCAGAACAGTCATTGTTCCTGGTATGAACCTTTCAATACCAATTgcttaaaataatttaaattaaatgaaagtgaTATTTAAATCACCCAAATGTGGTTTCAACCATCAGCCTGCCAAACCTGAAACTGCcacaaaatgctgctgcttcactgagccagagaaacacacaaatcctcaAACCCACCTCAGCCTCCGAATCCTTcagtttctgcttcttctccttcaccttcaTTTCGAAAACCTGTTCCATTTCTGCCTccatctttttcattttcatcacatGCTCCCTCcgttcctcctccatctgtgcCAAGGGACTCCTGTTGATCGAagacattatatatatttagtggCCATTGGATCAGATCAATACTGCTAGTTCTGCAGTAAACCTTTAATGCTCCTGCTGCCTGAGTGCACCACTGATTTGACTGGATTCGCAGAATCAGCAGCAGGGTCAATGCTAAGCAGATCAGTTTCAGCCAGACTTAGCTGATCCACTATGAAAATTGCTTCTTCACTAAGGTAATAATACAATTCAGTGTTTCTGCCTCATTCATTTACAGTGTGCCGTTTATTCAGATTTGATTTTCGAGGCAATCTTGATTAAAAATGATCCCAATGAGCTGCACATAGTGTTTTGTACAGATTACaaatgagcgagagagagagagatggagagagcgagagcacTTGACCTGTGTGAAATAATTTCCTATCCAAAAGAATTTTATGAAAgaacaaatgtttttctgttgtcaCATGATTTATAAGTTGCTATATGGGACTTCACCTTAAGAGAATAGAATCAACGTGCTTTCCACAGGGTCTTATTTTCTAAGCGCAACCCCCTTTCTCTTGCAGCCAAGAGAATCATTAGCGAGGTACTCTGCAGCAAATGTAGAGACTCAAGTGAAAGTCTCCTCTCCCCAAAAATTACTGAAACTCTCCACCAATCCAAAACTAATCATTATCTCTGTCAGCCTCACGATTTCATACCATATTCCTCAAAACTACCTCACTCAAAGATTTTGGTTTAGACCTGCTTCAGTATTTATGTCTAACAGGGCAACAGGTAAAATATTATGTGTGTGGAAAAACCTGAATGGTTCAAATTCAATGAGCAAGAACATACTTTGTGAGCTGTCCCTTGGTCTTGGAATTGTCCACTCCATTACAGGTGACGGCAGCGAGTTTCTTACTGCGATAATTCTCGTAGTGGACATTGTTGGTAACATCCTTCAGATCCTGCATATGGGTTCTATAGATAGGAGCAGAAATCGATCAGGGACATTAATCCAGGAGGTGTATCTGTTAGAATACACAATAAACCTACTACCTAATTCAACAAGAGAAAATCCAACTTTAATTATTGTAACACAAGCATTTGAAAgagtaaaaaatgtatcaatcGAAAAATTTACAAAAGTGTCCGGGGAAACCATATCTTGAGAAGTCTTAAGGGTCCAGGAAATTGTAGTACAAAATTTGGTAATTCAATATGTTAAATATTAGCATTGGCTGCTGAGACTCAATATAAGTGACAAAAGTCTATCACGACCACAACATGTTCCGGGAATTACCATAGACCACGCAAACCTTCCATTACAAACAATAATTTGATATCAAAATTTGAAAGTTTGGGGAATCAAGACAAGCAGAACCCACCTCACCTTATGAGCATGTTGCGGAGCACAGTGAAATCGCAGTGTTCGCCATTctcaactgaaacacacagggagaaagaggaaaacagagagggaggaacagaagacacacacacacacaatcacaattaCTAAACATTAACACTTTTCACAGTAAAAATCACAATCATTATTAACTAGTCTCAAGAGAAACAGCAATACAAACGCATTGCAAGCATGAATGGGTGAGCTTCTACAGATATTTGTACAGACTGTCCTACGGTTGCGACATAACTGAAATAAACTTTGGGGAAATTGCGATCAGCTGCTGTGGTCAATAAGTTTTTCAAAAAGCTGGGAAGAAAAATGATATGGATATTCTCTGGAATAGAATAGACAATAATAAACTAGGACACCTTTTCTATTCTAAGCAATGAAACACATGACTGCTCACTCAATACCCTCAAAAGGTTGAATGGCTAAAGCCCTGTCTGGTCTACAGTTTGGTGGCTATCACCTTCGTTAAAGcaaattttacattttgctgCGCAACTATGGATCTATTATCTGAATTCCTTAATCTTCTTCAGACAACCTTTAAAATATTTCACGTTTTTGCGACATCACATTTCAGCAGGTCACAGGTCCAgcattgtttctttaaaaattaTAGTGAGACTCATGAAAAAGGCTTTTATTTCTCTAAATTCCTGTGAGTGAGCCTTTTCACATT encodes the following:
- the LOC133955435 gene encoding monocyte chemotactic protein 1B-like, giving the protein MKTLCFTLGLLLLTVCWCNAMPQAVHFSTAPRDSTAPHTCCPNVSKQRLPFERVTSITVTHSSCPNQAYIVQTVKGRKICYEYNSTWAQDVYNRLN